A genomic window from Nocardioides sp. BP30 includes:
- a CDS encoding ABC transporter ATP-binding protein, with protein MASVTFQKAQRWYPGADSPAVPGIDLEIRDGEFMVLVGPSGCGKSTTLRMLAGLEEVTSGSILIGDRDVTTMPPKDRDIAMVFQNYALYPHMSVAENMAFSLKMAKVDPAERKRRVDEAARILGLTEYLERKPKALSGGQRQRVAMGRAIVRQPQVFCMDEPLSNLDAKMRVQTRTDIAKLQADLGTTTVYVTHDQVEAMTMGDRVAVMNKGEIQQVDTPLNLYSRPVNLFVAGFIGSPQMNLIEAKADNGAAKIGGYLVPVDPTAANKMTGNITVGVRPEAWRLVGAEDGGLPISVTVVEELGSDSFVYGSCDVEGTPSTVIVRVSAKDKVSKGDTIHVTTDPGDVHVFDTESGLRLSE; from the coding sequence ATGGCATCGGTGACCTTCCAGAAGGCCCAGCGCTGGTATCCGGGGGCGGACAGCCCCGCGGTGCCCGGCATCGACCTCGAGATCCGCGACGGCGAGTTCATGGTGCTCGTCGGCCCCTCCGGATGCGGCAAGTCGACCACCCTGCGCATGCTCGCGGGGCTCGAGGAGGTGACCTCCGGCAGCATCTTGATCGGCGACCGCGACGTCACCACCATGCCGCCCAAGGACCGCGACATCGCGATGGTCTTCCAGAACTACGCGCTCTACCCGCACATGTCGGTGGCCGAGAACATGGCGTTCTCGCTCAAGATGGCGAAGGTCGACCCGGCCGAGCGCAAGCGCCGCGTCGACGAGGCGGCCCGGATCCTGGGCCTGACCGAGTACCTCGAGCGCAAGCCCAAGGCGCTCTCCGGCGGCCAGCGCCAGCGCGTCGCGATGGGCCGCGCGATCGTGCGTCAGCCGCAGGTCTTCTGCATGGACGAGCCGCTGTCGAACCTCGACGCCAAGATGCGCGTGCAGACCCGTACCGACATCGCCAAGCTGCAGGCCGACCTCGGCACCACCACCGTCTACGTCACCCACGACCAGGTGGAGGCGATGACGATGGGCGACCGGGTCGCGGTGATGAACAAGGGTGAGATCCAGCAGGTCGACACCCCGCTGAACCTCTACTCGCGCCCGGTCAACCTCTTCGTGGCCGGCTTCATCGGCTCCCCGCAGATGAACCTCATCGAGGCCAAGGCCGACAACGGTGCGGCCAAGATCGGCGGCTACCTGGTGCCGGTCGACCCGACCGCCGCGAACAAGATGACCGGCAACATCACCGTGGGCGTCCGGCCGGAGGCATGGCGTCTCGTCGGTGCCGAGGACGGCGGCCTGCCGATCTCGGTGACGGTCGTCGAGGAGCTCGGCTCGGACTCGTTCGTCTACGGATCCTGCGACGTGGAGGGCACGCCCTCGACGGTCATCGTCCGGGTCAGTGCCAAGGACAAGGTGAGCAAGGGCGACACCATCCACGTCACCACCGACCCCGGCGACGTGCACGTGTTCGACACCGAGAGCGGGCTGCGCCTCTCCGAGTAG
- a CDS encoding DUF559 domain-containing protein — MTLETITVADLERLGIARHTFYRRARAGDYRQVLTGVWVERDQPVDLQVRAAALARVVGPGQVVVDRSAAWLHGIDVFEYAEPGGVPMLETCARPGRTRSRRRELEGGIRDLAEEDVERVEGVAVTTPLRTAADLGARLRRREAYAALNEFGRLHGVGKQDLRTLVRRFRRRRGVVQLRELIELIEPRVESPRESWVLLTLIDAGLPMPEPQWWIDVDGVPTYRLDFAWPSRRVCVEYDGQEAHGTAEHRRADEVRRAWLREHGWTVIVVRLGDFSPDRVDSWTDELRRALRPTYDNRRW, encoded by the coding sequence ATGACCCTCGAGACGATCACCGTGGCGGACCTGGAGCGGCTCGGCATCGCCCGGCACACCTTCTACCGTCGCGCTCGCGCCGGCGACTACCGCCAGGTCCTCACAGGCGTCTGGGTCGAGCGCGACCAGCCGGTCGACCTGCAGGTGCGTGCCGCAGCGCTGGCCAGGGTCGTCGGGCCCGGTCAGGTGGTGGTCGATCGGAGTGCGGCGTGGCTGCACGGCATCGACGTCTTCGAGTACGCCGAGCCCGGCGGCGTACCGATGCTGGAGACGTGTGCCCGGCCGGGTCGCACCCGCAGCCGCCGCAGGGAGCTGGAGGGTGGCATCAGGGACCTGGCCGAGGAGGATGTCGAGCGGGTCGAGGGCGTGGCGGTCACCACGCCGCTGCGCACGGCCGCGGATCTCGGAGCAAGGCTGCGCCGGCGCGAGGCCTACGCCGCCCTCAACGAGTTCGGCCGGCTGCACGGGGTCGGCAAGCAGGACCTGCGCACGCTCGTCCGCCGGTTCCGGCGCCGGCGCGGCGTCGTGCAGTTGCGCGAGCTGATCGAGCTGATCGAGCCGCGCGTCGAATCCCCGCGGGAGAGCTGGGTGCTGCTCACCCTGATCGACGCGGGACTGCCGATGCCGGAGCCGCAGTGGTGGATCGACGTCGACGGCGTCCCGACCTACCGGCTCGACTTCGCCTGGCCCTCGCGCCGGGTCTGCGTGGAGTACGACGGGCAGGAGGCACACGGCACCGCGGAGCACAGACGCGCCGACGAGGTACGTCGCGCCTGGCTGCGCGAGCACGGCTGGACCGTGATCGTGGTGCGGCTCGGCGACTTCAGCCCGGACCGGGTCGACTCATGGACGGACGAGCTGCGTCGTGCGCTGCGGCCGACGTACGACAACCGCCGGTGGTGA
- the glpX gene encoding class II fructose-bisphosphatase, whose protein sequence is MSDSSHLPEPLDVAPQAPDRNLALELVRVTEAAAMSAARWVGRGDKNGADGVAVNAMRVMISTVSMNGTVVIGEGEKDNAPMLYNGESVGDGTGPEVDVAVDPIDGTTLTAKGMSNAVSVLAAAPRGAMYDPSAVFYMEKLVTGPEAADVVDIRLPVAENIHQVAKAKGTKPSDITVIVLDRPRHAGLVEQIRTAGARIKFITDGDVAGAISAARSGSGADLLLGIGGTPEGIVAACAMKAIGGTIQGRLWPKDDEERQRALDAGHNLDPDNVLHTDDLVTGDDCFFVATGITDGDLMQGVRFLPGGAVVTDSLVMRSRSGTIRKITSEHQLSKLQAYSAINFAG, encoded by the coding sequence ATGAGCGACTCCTCCCACCTGCCCGAGCCCCTCGACGTCGCGCCGCAGGCACCCGACCGCAACCTGGCGCTCGAGCTGGTCCGGGTAACCGAGGCGGCGGCGATGAGCGCCGCCCGGTGGGTGGGCCGGGGCGATAAGAACGGCGCCGACGGGGTGGCTGTCAACGCGATGCGGGTGATGATCTCGACCGTCTCGATGAACGGCACCGTCGTGATCGGCGAGGGCGAGAAGGACAACGCCCCGATGCTCTACAACGGCGAGAGCGTCGGTGACGGCACCGGCCCCGAGGTCGACGTCGCCGTGGACCCGATCGACGGCACTACCCTGACCGCGAAGGGGATGAGCAACGCCGTCTCGGTGCTGGCCGCAGCGCCCCGGGGCGCCATGTACGACCCCTCGGCGGTGTTCTACATGGAGAAGCTCGTCACCGGCCCCGAGGCGGCCGACGTCGTCGACATCCGCCTCCCCGTCGCCGAGAACATCCACCAGGTCGCCAAGGCGAAGGGCACCAAGCCCTCCGACATCACCGTGATCGTGCTGGACCGTCCCCGGCACGCCGGCCTGGTCGAGCAGATCCGCACCGCCGGCGCCCGGATCAAGTTCATCACCGACGGCGACGTCGCCGGCGCCATCTCGGCTGCCCGCAGCGGCTCGGGCGCCGACCTCCTGCTGGGCATCGGCGGTACGCCGGAGGGCATCGTGGCGGCCTGCGCGATGAAGGCGATCGGCGGCACGATCCAGGGTCGGCTGTGGCCCAAGGACGACGAGGAGCGGCAGAGGGCGCTGGACGCCGGGCACAACCTCGACCCCGACAACGTGCTCCACACCGACGACCTGGTCACCGGCGACGACTGCTTCTTCGTGGCCACGGGCATCACCGACGGCGACCTCATGCAGGGCGTCCGGTTCCTGCCCGGCGGTGCGGTGGTCACGGACTCGCTGGTGATGCGCTCGCGCTCCGGCACGATCCGCAAGATCACCTCCGAGCACCAGCTCTCCAAGTTGCAGGCCTACTCGGCGATCAACTTCGCCGGCTGA
- a CDS encoding SLC13 family permease, whose protein sequence is MIGVVCLLALLVTAHRHPRPRTEALVAVAAVALTLVTGYLGLHAAGDAIRPLAPVVGFLVAILVVSEVCARAGLFAAAAELVRRRSRHSPQRLFGGVFVLAALVTTVLSLDATVVLLTPVVIGAARGLGASGRPGAYACLRLANSGSLLLPVANLTNLLALPYLSLTFGGFAVRMALPLVATLVVEYVGLRLLFAGELRAPATPATPAATPVAAADGRGWRLPAAVVTVMLIAFGALSPFGVDPWVPAAIAAAILLGWGVRRGILSPADAVRAANPSFALWVLALGVVVAGLSADFLGDLVGRLLPDGTGFADLLLIAVIGTLASALLANLSATLLIVPVLAPLGDTAVLAALLGLTIGAGLTWTGSLANLLWRRTLARDGITPGNGRFHLVSLTLTPVALVAAVAALTLT, encoded by the coding sequence GTGATCGGGGTCGTCTGCCTGCTGGCGCTGCTGGTGACGGCCCACCGTCATCCACGGCCGCGCACGGAGGCGCTGGTAGCGGTGGCGGCGGTGGCGCTCACCCTCGTCACCGGCTATCTGGGCCTGCACGCGGCCGGGGACGCCATCCGGCCGCTCGCACCGGTGGTCGGCTTCCTGGTGGCGATCCTGGTGGTCTCCGAGGTGTGCGCGCGAGCGGGACTGTTCGCCGCGGCCGCCGAGCTGGTCCGCCGCCGGTCGCGGCACAGCCCGCAGCGGCTCTTCGGCGGCGTGTTCGTCCTGGCCGCGCTCGTCACCACGGTGCTCAGCCTGGACGCCACCGTCGTACTCCTGACCCCTGTCGTCATCGGGGCGGCCCGGGGTCTCGGCGCCTCAGGGCGCCCGGGGGCCTACGCGTGCCTGCGGCTGGCGAACTCCGGCTCGCTGCTGCTGCCGGTCGCCAACCTGACCAACCTGCTGGCGCTGCCCTACCTCTCGCTGACCTTCGGCGGCTTCGCCGTACGGATGGCGCTGCCGTTGGTGGCCACGCTGGTCGTGGAGTACGTCGGCCTGCGGCTGCTCTTCGCCGGCGAGCTGCGCGCTCCCGCCACTCCCGCCACTCCCGCCGCCACTCCCGTCGCGGCAGCCGACGGACGAGGCTGGCGGCTCCCCGCTGCCGTGGTGACAGTGATGCTGATCGCCTTCGGCGCGTTGAGCCCGTTCGGCGTCGACCCGTGGGTGCCGGCGGCGATCGCGGCGGCGATCCTGCTCGGCTGGGGCGTACGACGCGGCATCCTCTCCCCCGCCGACGCCGTCCGCGCCGCCAACCCGTCGTTCGCGCTGTGGGTGCTCGCGCTCGGGGTGGTGGTCGCGGGGCTGTCGGCCGACTTCCTCGGGGATCTGGTCGGCCGGCTGCTGCCCGACGGCACCGGCTTCGCCGACCTGCTGCTCATCGCCGTGATCGGAACCCTCGCCAGCGCACTGCTGGCCAACCTCTCGGCGACCCTGCTGATCGTCCCCGTACTGGCGCCCCTCGGCGACACGGCCGTCCTGGCGGCGCTGCTCGGGCTGACCATCGGGGCCGGCCTGACCTGGACCGGCAGCCTGGCCAACCTGCTGTGGCGGCGCACCCTGGCCCGCGACGGCATCACGCCTGGCAACGGCCGCTTCCACCTCGTCTCGCTGACGCTCACGCCGGTGGCCCTGGTGGCCGCCGTCGCGGCCCTGACCCTCACCTGA
- a CDS encoding DUF4245 family protein codes for MSEQGARRYPRTFHGLIVSMVVLVIVVVVYWALNNVTHDTPNEGGSAVDYRSAVHDVQAAGAPLKVVYPTSLPQGWKATSADYAPPSGPGTGPTWGLGVVTDHDSFVGLRLEATPLTALVATYIDKNASSDGQKTLHTALGDAWSTFSDAGGDTGYAMQLGDDVLLVYGSADKADFTTFMQSLTQAELPGVSSPASPAGSVSPLG; via the coding sequence GTGAGTGAGCAGGGCGCCCGTCGGTATCCGCGGACCTTCCACGGTCTGATCGTCTCGATGGTCGTGCTGGTCATCGTCGTGGTCGTCTACTGGGCGCTGAACAACGTCACCCACGACACCCCGAACGAGGGCGGCAGTGCGGTCGACTACCGATCCGCGGTGCACGACGTGCAGGCCGCCGGCGCACCGTTGAAGGTGGTCTACCCGACGTCGCTGCCGCAGGGCTGGAAGGCGACCAGTGCCGACTACGCTCCGCCGAGCGGTCCTGGCACCGGGCCGACCTGGGGTCTGGGCGTGGTGACCGACCACGACTCGTTCGTCGGGCTGCGGCTGGAGGCGACCCCACTGACCGCGCTGGTGGCCACCTACATCGACAAGAACGCCTCCAGCGACGGTCAGAAGACCCTGCACACCGCGCTCGGCGATGCCTGGTCGACGTTCTCCGACGCGGGCGGGGACACCGGCTATGCGATGCAGCTCGGCGATGACGTGCTGCTGGTCTACGGCTCGGCGGACAAGGCGGACTTCACCACCTTCATGCAGTCGCTGACCCAGGCGGAGCTCCCCGGCGTCTCCAGCCCTGCCAGCCCTGCTGGTTCGGTCAGCCCGCTGGGCTGA
- a CDS encoding exodeoxyribonuclease VII small subunit, with product MATSDEQPKPSYEEAREELIDVVRRLEAGGTTLEESLALWERGELLAGVCQEWLEGARERLRTTAEAQG from the coding sequence ATGGCCACGAGTGACGAGCAGCCCAAGCCCAGCTACGAGGAGGCTCGCGAGGAGCTGATCGACGTCGTACGGCGGCTCGAGGCCGGCGGCACGACGCTGGAGGAGTCCCTTGCCCTGTGGGAGCGTGGCGAGCTGCTCGCCGGCGTCTGCCAGGAGTGGCTCGAGGGGGCCCGGGAGCGGCTGCGGACCACCGCCGAGGCGCAGGGCTGA
- the xseA gene encoding exodeoxyribonuclease VII large subunit, which translates to MALETSLESPAPVRQIATAIAGWVDRLGAVWVEGQIAQINRRPGMQTVFMTLRDTVADISVPATCSRTLFDGLNPPLVEGASVVVHGKPSYYANRGSLSLQVRDIRMVGLGELLARLERRRQLLAAEGLFAAELKRRLPFLPGAVGLVTAPNSAAERDVLENARRRWPAVRFEVAYAAMQGPRSAEEVIGALQRLDKHPEVEVIVIARGGGSVEDLLPFSDEALLRAVHAATTPVVSAIGHEPDSPLLDLVADVRASTPTDAAKLVVPDVAEELRLVDAARDRLRGTLAQWLQREQNLLASLRSRPALADPTSLVTSRIDEVAQLRERARRSLTHQLDRAGDDIAHQRARARALSPLETLRRGYAVVQDADGHVLAGVGAVTSGTSLSIRLTDGRIHATVGDIETDPIDSTEEGHDGHE; encoded by the coding sequence ATGGCACTGGAGACCTCGCTCGAGTCGCCGGCACCGGTGCGGCAGATCGCCACCGCGATCGCCGGCTGGGTGGACCGGCTCGGCGCGGTGTGGGTGGAGGGCCAGATCGCCCAGATCAACCGACGTCCGGGCATGCAGACCGTCTTCATGACGCTGCGCGACACCGTCGCCGACATCTCGGTGCCGGCGACCTGCAGCCGCACCCTCTTCGACGGTCTCAACCCCCCTCTGGTCGAGGGGGCGAGCGTCGTCGTCCACGGCAAGCCCTCCTACTACGCCAACCGCGGCTCCCTCTCGCTCCAGGTCCGCGACATCCGGATGGTCGGCCTCGGTGAGCTGCTCGCCCGGCTCGAGCGGCGCCGCCAGCTGCTCGCCGCCGAAGGGCTCTTCGCGGCCGAGCTGAAGCGCCGGCTGCCGTTCCTGCCCGGAGCTGTCGGGCTGGTCACCGCGCCCAACTCGGCGGCCGAGCGCGACGTCCTGGAGAACGCCCGCCGGCGCTGGCCCGCGGTCCGTTTCGAGGTGGCCTACGCCGCGATGCAGGGCCCGCGCAGCGCCGAGGAGGTCATCGGCGCCCTCCAGCGGCTCGACAAGCACCCCGAGGTCGAGGTGATCGTGATCGCCCGCGGCGGCGGGTCGGTCGAGGATCTCCTGCCGTTCTCCGACGAGGCGCTGCTGCGGGCGGTGCACGCCGCCACCACCCCGGTCGTGTCCGCCATCGGTCACGAGCCGGACTCGCCCCTGCTGGACCTGGTGGCCGACGTCCGTGCCTCGACCCCGACCGACGCCGCCAAGCTGGTCGTGCCCGACGTCGCCGAGGAGCTCCGGCTGGTCGACGCCGCGCGCGATCGCCTGCGCGGCACGCTCGCGCAGTGGCTGCAGCGCGAGCAGAACCTCCTCGCCTCGCTGCGCTCCCGTCCCGCCCTGGCCGACCCGACCAGCCTGGTGACCAGCCGGATCGACGAGGTCGCCCAGCTGCGCGAGCGCGCCCGCCGCTCGCTGACCCACCAGCTCGACCGGGCCGGCGACGACATCGCCCACCAGCGTGCGCGTGCCCGTGCGCTCAGCCCGCTGGAGACGCTGCGCCGCGGCTATGCCGTCGTGCAGGACGCCGACGGCCACGTGCTCGCGGGCGTGGGCGCCGTCACCTCCGGAACCTCGCTCAGCATCCGCCTGACCGACGGCCGGATCCATGCCACCGTCGGCGACATCGAGACCGACCCGATCGACAGCACCGAGGAGGGCCACGATGGCCACGAGTGA
- a CDS encoding ATP-binding protein, with protein MLPNPYTPGDRPRFFVGRATERQLLRDKLARVAAYGEMMGPLTIVTGPRGVGKTSLLRDVAGQAEEDGFVIAWVSCVKQHPFLAEVVDRVERSLERAGIGSSGSRRIKDLTVEVSAGFAKVRARLEAGPVAQPTALVGPLEDLLGRAGRLVRERGGSGLIVMIDELHAPLESTREWEYAPEQQALLHGGVLLNAVQNLAGERAGLPVGVIGAGLPQTKSLLTRAATFGERSHELVLGEFDDTDAARLLTEPAAALDVTWSAEAVTEVVRTARGYPQSLQILGAATWDAAAPERGSELDLAAVQAGSHAARSALASIFEARWAVATAAERAFLSAMARVQQPVVRRGEIAAMLATSTESLSMVRRNLIVKGIVEEAGYGRLRFTIPGFERFVLAQTTSTREH; from the coding sequence GTGCTGCCGAACCCCTACACCCCCGGCGACCGCCCTCGCTTCTTCGTCGGCCGCGCCACCGAGCGACAGCTGCTCCGCGACAAGCTGGCCAGGGTCGCCGCGTACGGCGAGATGATGGGCCCGCTGACCATCGTCACCGGTCCGAGAGGCGTCGGCAAGACCTCGCTGTTGCGCGACGTCGCCGGCCAGGCCGAGGAGGACGGCTTCGTCATCGCCTGGGTCTCGTGCGTCAAGCAGCACCCGTTCCTGGCCGAGGTCGTCGACCGGGTCGAGCGCAGCCTCGAGCGGGCCGGGATCGGCTCCTCGGGCTCGAGGCGGATCAAGGACCTGACCGTCGAGGTGAGCGCTGGCTTCGCCAAGGTCCGCGCACGCCTGGAGGCCGGCCCGGTCGCCCAGCCGACGGCGCTGGTCGGCCCGCTGGAAGACCTGCTCGGCCGAGCCGGGCGGCTGGTGCGCGAGCGCGGGGGCAGCGGCCTGATCGTGATGATCGACGAGCTGCACGCGCCGCTGGAGTCGACCCGGGAGTGGGAGTACGCGCCCGAGCAGCAGGCGCTGCTGCACGGCGGCGTGCTGCTCAACGCCGTACAGAACCTCGCCGGGGAGCGCGCCGGGCTCCCCGTCGGCGTCATCGGCGCCGGCCTGCCGCAGACCAAGAGCCTGCTGACCCGCGCCGCCACCTTCGGCGAGCGCAGCCACGAGCTCGTCCTGGGAGAGTTCGACGACACCGATGCGGCACGCCTGCTCACCGAGCCGGCCGCGGCGCTCGACGTCACCTGGTCCGCCGAGGCCGTCACCGAGGTCGTGCGGACCGCGCGGGGCTACCCGCAGTCGCTCCAGATCCTGGGTGCCGCCACCTGGGACGCCGCCGCGCCGGAGCGGGGCTCGGAGCTGGACCTCGCTGCCGTGCAGGCAGGCTCGCACGCCGCCCGCAGCGCGCTCGCCTCGATCTTCGAGGCCCGGTGGGCGGTGGCGACCGCGGCGGAGCGGGCGTTCCTGTCGGCGATGGCTCGCGTCCAGCAGCCGGTCGTACGGCGCGGCGAGATCGCGGCGATGCTCGCCACCAGCACCGAGTCGCTGAGCATGGTGCGGCGCAACCTGATCGTCAAGGGGATCGTGGAGGAGGCGGGCTACGGCCGGCTCCGCTTCACGATCCCGGGATTCGAACGCTTCGTCCTCGCCCAGACCACCAGCACCAGGGAGCACTGA
- a CDS encoding 4-hydroxy-3-methylbut-2-enyl diphosphate reductase — MSIDLGTPRIISEEEKAVLLASPRGYCAGVDRAVVTVEQALELYGAPVYVRKEIVHNKHVVGDLRGRGAIFVDELDEVPSGSTVVFSAHGVAPAVHADAEVRGLKTIDATCPLVTKVHLEARRFAAQDYDILLIGHAGHEEVEGTMGEAPERTHLVQGPTDVARLEVRDPGRVVWLSQTTLSVDETMETVAALRERFPEMIDPPSDDICYATQNRQLAVKDISAGTDLVIVVGSGNSSNSVRLVEVALEAGARDARRVDDASELQDAWFEGVGSVAVTSGASVPEKLVQGVLAVLAEKGFPSPQVVHSAEESLIFALPKELRRDLKAAGR, encoded by the coding sequence ATGAGCATCGACCTCGGCACCCCGCGCATCATCTCCGAGGAGGAGAAGGCGGTGCTGCTGGCCTCTCCGCGCGGCTACTGCGCCGGGGTGGATCGGGCGGTGGTCACCGTCGAGCAGGCCCTGGAGCTGTACGGCGCTCCTGTCTACGTGCGCAAGGAGATCGTGCACAACAAGCACGTCGTCGGGGATCTGCGCGGGCGCGGTGCCATCTTCGTGGACGAGCTGGACGAGGTCCCCTCGGGTTCCACCGTGGTGTTCTCCGCCCACGGGGTGGCGCCGGCGGTACACGCCGACGCCGAGGTGCGCGGGCTGAAGACGATCGATGCCACCTGTCCGCTGGTGACCAAGGTGCACCTCGAGGCGAGGCGGTTCGCGGCGCAGGACTACGACATCCTGCTGATCGGGCACGCCGGCCACGAGGAGGTCGAGGGCACCATGGGCGAGGCGCCCGAGCGCACCCACCTGGTCCAGGGACCGACGGACGTCGCGCGTCTGGAGGTGCGCGACCCGGGCCGAGTCGTCTGGCTCTCCCAGACGACCCTGTCCGTGGACGAGACGATGGAGACGGTGGCGGCGCTGCGCGAGCGCTTCCCGGAGATGATCGACCCGCCCAGCGACGACATCTGCTACGCCACCCAGAACCGGCAGCTCGCGGTCAAGGACATCTCCGCGGGCACCGACCTGGTGATCGTGGTCGGCTCGGGCAACTCCTCGAACTCTGTCCGCCTCGTCGAGGTGGCGCTCGAGGCGGGCGCCCGCGACGCTCGCCGGGTCGACGACGCGAGCGAGCTGCAGGACGCCTGGTTCGAGGGCGTCGGCTCGGTGGCGGTGACCTCGGGTGCGAGCGTGCCCGAGAAGCTGGTGCAGGGAGTGCTGGCGGTCCTCGCCGAGAAGGGCTTCCCCTCGCCCCAGGTCGTGCACAGCGCGGAGGAGTCGCTGATCTTCGCGCTGCCCAAGGAGCTGCGGCGCGACCTCAAGGCCGCGGGCCGCTGA
- a CDS encoding L-threonylcarbamoyladenylate synthase, translating into MARYLDVHPDNPQPRLIGQIVQALRDDQLIAYPTDSGYALGSRIGNKDGRDRILAIRGLDDRHHFTLVCRDFSQLGQLVHVDNNAFRAVRAATPGPFTFILPATPEVPRRLLHPKKRTVGVRIPDHVVVRALLEELGEPILSSTLILPGESEPRTNGWDVKEELDHQVDIVVEAGDTPAEPTTVIDWSGDTPEVVREGAGDWSRFLG; encoded by the coding sequence ATGGCGCGCTACCTCGACGTCCACCCGGACAACCCCCAGCCGCGGTTGATCGGCCAGATCGTGCAGGCACTGCGCGACGACCAGCTGATCGCCTACCCGACCGACTCGGGCTACGCGCTCGGGTCACGGATCGGCAACAAGGACGGCCGGGATCGGATCCTGGCGATCCGCGGCCTCGACGATCGGCACCACTTCACCCTGGTCTGCCGCGACTTCTCCCAGCTGGGTCAGCTGGTGCACGTGGACAACAACGCCTTCCGCGCGGTGCGGGCCGCGACGCCCGGCCCGTTCACCTTCATCCTGCCGGCGACCCCGGAGGTGCCGCGGCGCCTGCTCCATCCCAAGAAGCGGACGGTCGGGGTGCGCATCCCCGATCACGTGGTGGTCCGGGCACTGCTCGAGGAGCTCGGGGAGCCGATCCTGTCCTCCACCCTGATCCTGCCCGGCGAGTCCGAGCCCCGGACCAACGGCTGGGACGTGAAGGAGGAGCTCGACCACCAGGTCGACATCGTCGTCGAGGCCGGCGACACCCCGGCCGAGCCGACGACCGTCATCGACTGGTCGGGTGATACGCCTGAGGTCGTGCGGGAGGGTGCGGGCGACTGGTCGCGCTTCCTCGGGTGA
- a CDS encoding DUF6542 domain-containing protein has protein sequence MSRTIWDEGHEPGGRVVALAVALALTVAVIDSLLAGRVEVLFDVCFVLICTGVALLVHPRDFFFVGVLPPLLMLGIFGLFALSSRSGIGAAHGDGFLQALISALGHHSIALFIGYALALACLVIRRNRLLRGTITRGSATSRPHPPARPQAYHPTSR, from the coding sequence GTGAGCAGAACGATCTGGGACGAGGGCCACGAGCCGGGCGGGCGTGTCGTCGCGCTCGCGGTCGCCCTCGCCCTCACCGTCGCCGTGATCGACAGCCTGCTGGCCGGCCGGGTCGAGGTGCTGTTCGACGTCTGCTTCGTGCTGATCTGCACCGGCGTCGCCCTGTTGGTCCACCCCCGTGACTTCTTCTTCGTCGGCGTGCTGCCGCCGTTGCTGATGCTCGGGATCTTCGGGCTGTTCGCTCTCAGCAGCCGCAGCGGCATCGGCGCCGCCCACGGGGACGGCTTCCTCCAGGCGCTCATCTCCGCCCTCGGCCATCACAGCATCGCGCTCTTCATCGGCTACGCCCTGGCGCTTGCCTGCCTGGTGATCCGTCGCAACAGGCTCCTGCGCGGCACGATCACCCGAGGAAGCGCGACCAGTCGCCCGCACCCTCCCGCACGACCTCAGGCGTATCACCCGACCAGTCGATGA
- a CDS encoding DNA recombination protein RmuC yields the protein MEIFALFLALVVGLALGAVIGVFWIRSRPAHLEGMLDQAELMQGLDRLSDQMHHLDRARAQWQGQFHAQVDQLQRETRSLSTALRRPQVRGRWGELHLRRAVELAGLVDRCDFTEQVRLESGQLRPDLVVHLAGGHQVVVDAKVPLEAHLDATSTDDPAERHHHFDRHARQLRGHIDLLSSKAYWRALPESPEFVVLFMPAESFLAAALETDPSLIEYAATRQVVLATPTTLIALLRTVAHGWVHETLAEEAREVHRLGRELHQRLATFDGHLDALGRSLNASVTRYNQAVGSLESRVLVTARRFRDLGVTDDELPTPQPVALHAVRRAAGHSEADDPTVAL from the coding sequence GGGCATGCTCGACCAGGCCGAGCTGATGCAGGGGCTGGACCGGCTCAGTGACCAGATGCACCACCTCGACCGCGCTCGCGCGCAGTGGCAGGGGCAGTTCCACGCGCAGGTCGACCAGTTGCAGCGCGAGACCCGCTCACTGTCCACCGCGCTGCGCCGCCCTCAGGTGCGCGGCCGCTGGGGTGAGCTGCACCTGCGACGCGCGGTGGAGCTGGCGGGACTGGTGGACCGCTGCGACTTCACCGAGCAGGTCCGCCTCGAGAGCGGCCAGCTGCGCCCCGACCTGGTCGTCCATCTGGCCGGCGGCCACCAGGTGGTGGTCGACGCGAAGGTGCCCCTCGAGGCACACCTCGACGCCACCAGCACCGACGATCCGGCCGAGCGTCACCACCACTTCGACAGGCACGCCCGGCAACTGCGCGGCCATATCGACCTGCTCTCCTCGAAGGCCTATTGGCGTGCGCTCCCGGAGAGCCCCGAGTTCGTCGTGCTCTTCATGCCGGCCGAGTCGTTCCTGGCGGCGGCGCTGGAGACCGACCCCTCCCTGATCGAGTACGCCGCGACGCGTCAGGTCGTGCTGGCCACCCCGACCACGCTGATCGCGCTGCTGCGCACCGTCGCCCACGGATGGGTGCACGAGACCCTGGCCGAGGAGGCTCGCGAGGTGCACCGCCTCGGCCGCGAGCTGCACCAGCGGCTCGCCACCTTCGACGGTCATCTGGACGCTCTGGGTCGCTCGCTCAACGCGAGCGTCACCCGCTACAACCAGGCCGTCGGGTCGCTGGAGAGCCGGGTGCTGGTCACGGCTCGCCGGTTCCGCGACCTCGGCGTCACCGACGACGAGCTGCCGACCCCGCAGCCGGTCGCGCTGCACGCCGTCCGGCGTGCCGCCGGGCACAGCGAGGCCGACGACCCTACCGTGGCGCTATAG